In Nicotiana tabacum cultivar K326 chromosome 2, ASM71507v2, whole genome shotgun sequence, the following proteins share a genomic window:
- the LOC107780403 gene encoding uncharacterized protein LOC107780403, which yields MRNIKEAQFLRRIKFDLSQRDTNLWCEYHETHGHRTGDCRHLREVVATLLKNGHLREFLSDWAKNNYSRNRDNAEPSKIGADPPRLTISMIFGGNEINSVTFSVAKKTKVSVTHIKRFWEVSKDDITFKEEDADGFLLQHHDAVVISLNIIDFKIKHVLVDLGSSANINKWRVLELAKLTGSIIPATKLLARFNLASVTTRGEILLPTNAEGVTKTTLFDVVDDDMGYNIILGRPWLHEMKAVLSTYHQLLKFLTIEGIKQIIGDQLSIREMNAVLISSSKGKNSTHRNYRNRRILPNQVKMTNGRSRRNPTRYQDIFRYHKRQMRPSPLQKNSNKWLCSKNSWRENFTWGKDSTPSSGLD from the coding sequence ATGAGAAACATTAAAGAAGCACAGTTCTTGAGGCGGATCAAATTCGATCTAAGCCAGAGGGATACCaacttatggtgtgaataccatgaAACTCATGGTCACAGAactggggactgccgacatctaCGTGAGGTGGTGGCAACATTACTAAAGAACGGCCATCTCAGGGAGTTCTTAAGCGATTGGGCCAAGAACAATTACAGTCGCAACCGAGACAACGCAGAACCCTCAAAGATAGGGGCAGACCCTCCTCGACTAACTATCAGCATGATTTTCGGGGGGAATGAGATCAATAGTGTAACTTTCTCAGTAGCCAAGAAGACAAAGGTGTCAGTGACTCATATCAAGAGATTCTGGGAAGTCTCCAAAGACGACATCACCTTCAAAGAAGAAGACGCCGATGGATTTCTTCTGCAGCACCACGATGCCGTAGTAATTTCTCTTAACATTATAGATTTCAAGATTAAACATGTTTTGGTTGACCTAGGAAGTTCAGCCAATATCAATAAATGGAGAGTGCTGGAACTAGCCAAACTAaccggaagcatcattccggcAACAAAGCTCCTCGCCAGGTTCAATTTAGCGAGTGTGACAACCCGAGGGGAGATCTTGCTGCCCACGAATGCTGAAGGGGTCACGAAGACCACCTTATTTGATGTGGTGGACGACGACATGGGTTATAATATAATTCTCGGTAGACCATGGTTACATGAGATGAAGGCCGTACtatcaacatatcaccaactaCTGAAATTCCTGACTATAGAGGGAATCAAACAAATAATAGGAGATCAATTGTCAATAAGAGAAATGAACGCGGTATTGATTTCTAGCAGTAAAGGGAAGAACTCAACACATAGAAATTACAGGAACCGACGCATACTCCCGAACCAAGTAAAGATGACAAATGGGAGGAGTCGTCGGAATCCCACCAGGTACCAAGATATTTTTAGGTACCATAAGAGACAGATGCGACCAAGTCCACTGCAGAAAAACTCGAACAAGTGGCTTTGTTCGAAAAATTCTTGGAGAGAAAATTTCACTTGGGGAAAGGACTcaaccccgagctcaggtctagattga